The Gallus gallus isolate bGalGal1 chromosome 37 unlocalized genomic scaffold, bGalGal1.mat.broiler.GRCg7b 37_unloc3, whole genome shotgun sequence DNA segment AGTTATTAAGACACTCAGCTCAGTAAGGGCACTGACTGAGGTAAAACATACAGTTCCCACACGACAAAAAATTGTCCTTGGCCTAAGAATAACTTCCAACACAATCACAAAATCAATCTGTAATCCCGGCcattgaaacaaacaaacccgGAATTCCATAGAGCACAGAATATGGAAGGGACACATAAGGACCATCCCGCGCAACTCCAGGCTCCGCACACCAACACCCGCACTCAGACCCGACGCTGACATCCTTGTCCCGACGCCTCTTCGGCTccggcagctcagggctgtcaccGCTGCCCTGGGCACTTTGGCCCACGCCCACCGCCCCGCAGCCAACAACCCTTTCCCGATCCCCACCCGGACCCTCTCCTTCGCTTCACGACCGCAACGGCAGCGCGAACGGATCGCAAACCGCGCCGCAGCCGCCAAAGCACTCCGCGACCTCTGCGGTACGGACCGCctttccccacacacacagcgaCACCGCCAAACGACGCgcagctcacacacacacagggaatGCCGCAGCGCAGCGCCATGGCGGGGCCACAACGGCAGCCGCGGCCTCACGGCCCCGTccggcacagctcagcacagcaaggaacagcaaagaacagaacagaacagaacagaacggcccggcccggcccggccgccccgcaGCGGCCCCAGCACCAGGCCGCGCCTCGAGGCACAGCGCCGTCCCGCCCGACCCCTCGCGGACCCCTCGCGGACCACCGCGCGCCCCGGCCCGAACCCGCAGCgcccgcagcgcccgcagcgcccgcagcgcccgcagcGCCCGGCAACGCCAACGCCAACGGCAACGCCAACGCCAACGGCAACGCCAACGGCAACGCCAACGGCAACGCCGACGGCAACGCCGACGCGGACGGAGCCCAACGGACGCTCACGGCTCTCCGCCTCACCGCGCTCACCGCACGCCGCTCTCCGCCTCACCGCAGCCCGGCGCCGCCCGGATGCAGGCCCTCAGCCGGaagcggccccggcccggccccacgCATGCGCGCTCCTCCCGAGCGGCGCTCGCACCGCTTCCCGCTGTGCTCGGCGCCCCCCGGGCCGGAGCGAGGCTGCGCGGCGGCCATTGGCTGCGGGCGGCTCCTCCCCGCGCCTCGGGCAGCTCGGGCAGCTCGGGGCCGTGCGGGGACGGCCGTGCGGGGACGGCGAGCCccgggccccgcgccgcccgtgTGCGGGCCGTGCGATCGCCGCTAACGGCCGGCCCCGCTCGGTGCGTTGCAGCCGGGAGCGCCTGGCACCGCGCTGACCGTCCGCCCGTGGAGCCGGCAGCGGAGGACGAGCGGCGGCACGACGAGGACCGgcgacgacgacgacgacgacgaggACGAGCGGAGCCTGCGGACGGCCCTCAAGAAGCTGCGGCTGGACGCGGCGCGGTGAGTGGCGCGGAGCGGTGCGCGGCTGTCGGTACGCGCTCGCGTCCCCTTCTTGGGAGCCTTTCCTCGTTTCCCCTTCTTGGGAGCCTTTAACGGCGTTGGGCGGAAAGGcgccctgctctgagcagcgcTTCCGAAGGGCCGTCCCTTCAGTGCCGGTGCCGGTGCCGGTGCCGGTGCCGGGCAGACGcggcagcgcagcgcagcgcagcgcttCGGCGCTCCTTTCGTGCCGTCTCCCGGCCAACCTCCGCAGCGGCAGCACGAAGCCGCGGGGCGATCTGCCCAAAGCGGCGGCTCCGCGCACTGCTGCGGTGCGGTCACCCCGCGGGGCACCGAGCGGCTCCTTCCCGCGCTGCCCTGCCGTGCCTGCAGGCCCCGAGCGTTGCTGTTCTCCGCCTCAGGGGCTCCCGAGCTCATGCAGCCTGCCGTGCTGCTACGGGGCACTCCCGGGCGCAGTGGCGAGCTTTGGCACCGCTCGTTCGTGCTGCCTCAGGAACGgatcctgctgctcagcaacaCCTCTTTGGCGAAAAAATACCCGCTGAGAGAGGAGCGAGGAATCACGCTTACGAAACAGTTGGCTTTTATTGGGTCGCCCACCACAGGCTGGGTGCAGCTCCGCCTCAGTCCCGCTGACGTTCCTTTCACGTGTCCTTGGCTTGCAAACAGGCGGCACGAGGacgaggaggagcagcagcagcagcagcaggacgacGACGAGGACGAGGACGACGACGACGAGGACGAGGAGGAGCGCAGCCTGCGGACGGCCCTCCAGGAGCTGCGGGTGGACGCGGCGCGGTGAGTGGCGCGGAGCGGTGCGCGGCTGTCGGTACCGCGCTCAGCAGAGACGGAGCGCTCTGACAGATCTCTGGCGGGTCCCGTTTCTCACCGCTgagtgcagaggagctcagggctgcacaCGCAATTGTCGCAGCCCATCACCTGAAGCTGCGGGGCCGAATCGGGATGCTGACGCCGTGCGCTGAGGCACCGCTGTAACGCGGCCCTCTCTCCtttacctcctcctccccccttcaTTGCTGCTGTGAACTACCTGGATATTCAGTGCGATGCTGCCAGTAGCTCTGATAGCCagcttctgcactgcagctcggTTTGGAGTGGCAGTGGCCAAGACAAAGCACCTCCAGTAAAGCCCAGTCCCTTAAACACGGAAGAACTGCGGGGAAGTACctttacagcagcagtgtttgcgTGCCTCTCTCTTCTGGGAGAGCCCCGCTTCCTTAAGGCTCTTCCGCTGCTCCTGTCAGGGACTGCACACCAACAGCCGTCTCAGTCttggaagcaaaaagaaaagagcaacacCCACGTTAGGTGCCATGAGCCACGCCACAGAGCTGCGTGAGCAACGGCACAGGTCCCGTATTTACCTACCTGTTCACCTGTTCTGACCCTGCAGGTGTGAGAGGACTGCAGGAGGACCGGCCGGTCTCTCACGGCACGGACGTTCCAGGTCTCCTGTCCTGTATCCTCCCACGTTTACGCACTGCggcacaaaacacaaaacccgGTCACACACACCAAAGACTCACG contains these protein-coding regions:
- the LOC121108781 gene encoding uncharacterized protein LOC121108781, with the translated sequence MQPAVLLRGTPGRSGELWHRSFVLPQERILLLSNTSLAKKYPLREERGITLTKQLAFIGSPTTGWVQLRLSPADVPFTCPWLANRRHEDEEEQQQQQQDDDEDEDDDDEDEEERSLRTALQELRVDAARCERTAGGPAGLSRHGRSRSPVLPLCETASWTSPTSYSEEAPTYVDDVTVEDLTGYLEHHLYIPKKTSAMAASQ